One Zonotrichia leucophrys gambelii isolate GWCS_2022_RI unplaced genomic scaffold, RI_Zleu_2.0 Scaffold_90_182705, whole genome shotgun sequence DNA segment encodes these proteins:
- the LOC135460704 gene encoding olfactory receptor 14J1-like — protein sequence MCYDRYVSICKPLHYGTLLGSRACAHMAAAAWVSGFFTALLLTANTFSLPLCHGNALRQFFCEIPQILKLSCSKSFLREYGLIVISACLSFGSFVFIVFSYVQIFRAVLRIPSEQGRHKAFSTCLPHLAMVTVFISTGTSLYLKSPSMSSPSLDLALSVLYSVVPPALNPLIYSLRNRELKAAVWRLMTGWYQKH from the coding sequence atgtgctacgaccgctacgtgtccatctgcaaacccctgcactacgggaccctcctgggcagcagagcttgtgcccacatggcagcagctgcctgggtcAGTGGCTTTTTCACTGCTCTTCTGCTCACAGctaatacattttccctgcccctgtgccatggcaatgccctgcgccagttcttctgtgaaatcccacagatcctcaagctctcctgctccaaatccttcCTCAGGGAATATGGGCTCATTGTTATTAGTGCCTGCTTATCATTTGGcagttttgtgttcattgttttctcctatgtgcagatcttcagggctgtgctgaggatcccctctgagcagggacggcacaaagccttttccacctgcctccctcacctcgCCATGGTCACCGTGTTCATCAGCACTGGTACTTCTTTGTACTTGAAGTctccctccatgtcctccccatccctggatctggccctgtcagttctgtactcggtggtgcctccagccctgaacccgctcatctacagcctgaggaaccgggagctcaaggctgcagtgtggagactgatgactggTTGGtatcagaaacattaa